From Pedobacter indicus, a single genomic window includes:
- a CDS encoding SusC/RagA family TonB-linked outer membrane protein, which yields MKKNIKGKSQWPNPVKVAICLLVSIGTVGSLSAREPAHMIPTTTKLTTSLAQTKVTGRVTDQQGTALQGINVQVKGSETSTVTDGDGVFTIQVPSNETILVFSYLGYQSQEVTVGSQRELQVVLAESLEELEEVVVIGYGSVRKKDLTGAVSVVDTREMAKTGSATIAQSIQGLATGVNVRNTGNAGSDASIEIRGVGNLTNNNPLWVIDGLITSAGADFNPNDVESIQILKDASAAAIYGSRAANGVIIVTTKKGRKGPAVVDFSVRESFDWSPRYDLMNAEEYKKYNDMAYKEAIKDGVWNGTLQDHADIDTDWQEETMQTALVQDYNVSISGGGDAGNYFISGGYYNNDGIMYGNSFDRYTFRVNTEGNKGIFSFGESFSFSQTDRDPLQTSSYIDIIRMLPTIPVRDPENLGGFGYGNEANARTFATNPIAREEIEDTNTKIYRMRGTFWGQAQITKFLSYKLNVGIDYIFDEYRYFRKEGNWTMNQEYRDPTGNKNRIKETNELIENTLNFDHDFGKHHVDAVAGLTYQHQYWEDVGAQRLKFPFLGGDYITVLNAGQENQTNWNSIQEYALISYLGRANYIYDDKYFATLTFRRDGSSKLSPANRWDNFYSISGAWRISNEDFFDVSWINDLKLRANYGEIGNAAFPGNWSYLGTINPNIVTVFGSGQGLVNGATQVQIVNENLRWERTAQTNIGLDAVFLDNRLTATAEYYNSETRDVLTGMQISMTTGNQGGAPLANVASLKNTGFELGLMWRDQVGEFNYNVGTNITTLNNEILELGYGNEVFYTGQTRSEIGRSLGEYYLLKTDGLFRTQADIDSYVNSAGTPITIEGKRPQLGDLRYIDTDDNGQITTGDRQIVGDPWADLLLSVNAGFSFKNVDFSMLWSGQMGNDILNGGMRQGRLFADNSNYIRFESGHEPWQENPDSDFPRIIYADTRNTRGDSDIWLENGSYLRLRNVQLGYTFDDQFLNRIRLNGLRVFVTGNNLITITKYKGLDPDFVNTNVWDRGTDNMAFPNARTFMLGLQVSF from the coding sequence ATGAAAAAAAATATAAAAGGTAAGAGCCAATGGCCTAATCCGGTGAAGGTTGCTATATGCCTGCTGGTAAGCATCGGTACGGTAGGTTCGCTCAGTGCTCGTGAGCCAGCACATATGATACCGACCACCACAAAATTAACAACATCACTGGCTCAAACAAAGGTAACCGGTCGTGTTACCGATCAGCAGGGCACAGCTTTGCAAGGAATCAACGTGCAGGTCAAAGGTTCAGAAACAAGTACAGTGACGGACGGGGACGGTGTTTTTACAATCCAAGTGCCTTCTAACGAAACCATCCTCGTATTCTCCTACTTAGGGTATCAGAGTCAAGAGGTTACCGTAGGTTCGCAGCGAGAACTTCAAGTGGTACTGGCTGAATCACTGGAAGAGCTAGAGGAAGTGGTTGTTATCGGATACGGGTCTGTTCGGAAGAAAGACCTGACCGGTGCAGTATCCGTTGTCGATACTCGTGAGATGGCAAAGACGGGTTCAGCAACCATCGCTCAGTCTATCCAGGGCTTAGCAACCGGTGTCAATGTTCGTAATACCGGAAACGCGGGTAGTGATGCAAGTATCGAAATTCGCGGGGTAGGCAATCTAACCAATAACAACCCTCTTTGGGTTATTGACGGGTTGATCACATCTGCAGGTGCCGATTTCAATCCCAATGATGTTGAATCGATTCAAATTCTGAAAGATGCGTCCGCAGCAGCTATTTATGGATCACGTGCAGCCAATGGGGTTATAATTGTCACGACAAAGAAAGGAAGGAAAGGTCCTGCAGTAGTTGATTTTTCCGTACGTGAGTCTTTTGACTGGTCGCCACGTTACGACCTGATGAATGCCGAAGAGTACAAGAAGTATAACGACATGGCTTACAAGGAGGCTATTAAAGACGGAGTCTGGAATGGTACTCTTCAGGACCATGCTGATATTGATACAGATTGGCAGGAAGAAACCATGCAAACTGCCTTGGTACAGGACTATAATGTGTCTATTTCCGGAGGTGGGGATGCTGGTAACTACTTTATCTCGGGTGGCTACTATAACAACGATGGTATCATGTATGGCAATTCATTTGACCGTTATACATTCCGCGTGAATACCGAGGGCAACAAGGGGATCTTCTCATTTGGTGAATCGTTCAGTTTTTCGCAAACGGATAGAGATCCATTGCAGACGAGTTCTTATATCGATATTATCCGGATGTTACCTACAATACCCGTTCGGGATCCCGAAAATCTAGGGGGCTTTGGTTACGGAAATGAGGCGAACGCCCGGACTTTCGCTACGAATCCGATTGCCAGAGAGGAGATAGAAGATACAAATACGAAAATTTACAGAATGCGGGGAACATTCTGGGGGCAGGCGCAGATAACCAAATTTCTTTCATATAAACTGAATGTAGGTATCGATTATATTTTTGATGAGTATCGTTATTTCAGAAAAGAAGGAAACTGGACAATGAACCAGGAATACCGTGATCCAACTGGTAACAAAAACCGCATAAAAGAAACCAACGAACTCATTGAAAATACATTGAACTTTGACCATGACTTTGGCAAACACCATGTGGACGCAGTAGCTGGACTTACCTACCAACATCAATACTGGGAAGATGTGGGTGCTCAACGTCTTAAATTTCCTTTCTTGGGTGGCGACTACATCACGGTGTTGAATGCCGGACAAGAAAATCAAACCAATTGGAACAGTATTCAAGAGTATGCATTGATATCATATCTGGGTCGTGCTAATTATATTTACGATGATAAATATTTTGCTACGCTCACATTCAGAAGGGATGGATCGTCTAAATTAAGCCCTGCAAATCGTTGGGACAATTTTTACTCGATATCCGGTGCGTGGAGAATCAGCAATGAAGATTTCTTCGATGTTTCGTGGATCAATGATCTGAAACTGCGTGCTAATTACGGAGAGATCGGAAACGCTGCTTTTCCGGGTAACTGGAGCTACTTGGGGACCATTAATCCCAATATCGTAACCGTATTTGGTAGTGGACAGGGCTTGGTAAACGGAGCTACCCAAGTTCAGATCGTCAATGAAAACCTCCGTTGGGAGCGTACCGCTCAGACGAATATCGGGTTGGATGCTGTCTTTTTGGATAACCGTTTAACAGCAACGGCTGAATATTATAACTCGGAAACGCGAGATGTCCTTACGGGGATGCAGATCTCAATGACAACAGGTAATCAAGGAGGGGCTCCTCTTGCCAACGTAGCGAGCCTTAAAAATACTGGCTTTGAACTCGGTTTGATGTGGCGGGATCAAGTAGGTGAATTTAATTACAATGTCGGTACCAATATTACGACACTGAATAATGAGATCCTGGAGCTGGGTTACGGCAACGAAGTTTTTTACACCGGACAGACACGAAGCGAAATTGGTCGTTCGCTCGGTGAGTATTATTTGCTAAAAACCGATGGGCTCTTCCGTACTCAGGCGGATATTGATAGTTACGTAAATTCAGCGGGTACGCCGATTACCATCGAGGGTAAAAGACCACAATTAGGAGATCTTCGTTACATCGATACTGATGACAATGGCCAGATTACCACTGGGGACAGGCAGATTGTCGGCGATCCTTGGGCTGATCTTTTGCTGTCCGTTAATGCTGGCTTCTCATTCAAGAATGTCGACTTTTCGATGTTATGGAGTGGCCAAATGGGAAATGACATTCTCAATGGTGGTATGCGTCAAGGGCGACTATTTGCTGATAACTCAAATTACATCCGTTTTGAGTCGGGGCATGAGCCATGGCAAGAGAACCCGGATAGTGATTTTCCTCGTATTATTTATGCCGATACACGAAACACGAGAGGCGATAGCGACATCTGGCTCGAGAATGGTTCCTATCTGCGACTTCGAAATGTCCAACTAGGGTACACCTTTGATGATCAATTCCTG
- a CDS encoding cellulase family glycosylhydrolase, translated as MRKYNVFCIVIAVASLFLFSCNQTPANNTDENDRAHTTATASRWSEEKANEWYAKQEWLVGANFSPSTAINQLEMWQEDTFDPETIDRELGWAADMGMNTMRVYLHDLPYEQDSTGFIDRIDQFLKISEKHHIKPLLVFFDSCWDPFPEAGKQRAPKPHVHNSGWVQSPGQYALKDSTQYPRLERYVKGVVSHFAEDDRILGWDIWNEPDNMTGPSYEAIEIKDKVDYVIPLLDKAFKWARSVNPSQPLTSGIWGGGDWSSHEQLKPIEKLQIENSDIISFHHYEEPADFEKRLTELQRYNRPLLCTEYMARPNGSTFEGFLPIAKENQVAMFNWGFVDGKTQTKYPWDSWTKTYTAEPELWFHDILRTDGTPYIAEEVELIKEMTK; from the coding sequence ATGAGAAAGTACAATGTCTTTTGTATTGTAATTGCGGTCGCGTCCCTCTTTTTATTTAGCTGTAACCAAACTCCCGCCAACAATACCGACGAGAATGATAGAGCCCATACAACGGCAACTGCTTCCAGATGGTCAGAGGAAAAAGCAAACGAATGGTATGCGAAGCAGGAATGGCTGGTTGGAGCAAATTTTAGTCCTTCAACAGCGATTAATCAGCTGGAGATGTGGCAGGAAGATACCTTTGACCCAGAAACCATCGACCGGGAACTGGGTTGGGCAGCAGATATGGGAATGAATACCATGAGGGTATATTTGCATGACTTACCTTATGAGCAGGATTCAACAGGTTTTATTGATCGCATCGATCAGTTTTTGAAAATCTCAGAAAAGCATCATATCAAACCGTTACTTGTTTTCTTCGATTCATGTTGGGATCCTTTCCCCGAAGCAGGTAAGCAGCGAGCACCCAAGCCACATGTTCATAATTCTGGATGGGTACAGAGCCCGGGGCAATATGCGTTAAAGGACTCGACACAATACCCTCGGTTGGAACGCTATGTTAAAGGTGTCGTATCTCACTTTGCTGAAGATGATCGTATACTCGGTTGGGATATCTGGAATGAACCGGACAATATGACCGGTCCGTCTTATGAGGCAATTGAAATCAAAGATAAAGTAGATTACGTAATCCCTCTTTTAGATAAGGCATTCAAATGGGCTCGTTCTGTAAATCCTTCACAACCGTTGACTTCTGGTATCTGGGGAGGTGGCGATTGGTCTTCTCATGAGCAGCTTAAACCTATCGAGAAATTACAGATCGAAAATTCAGACATTATCAGTTTTCACCACTATGAAGAACCTGCTGACTTTGAAAAGAGACTTACAGAGTTACAGCGGTATAATCGGCCATTACTTTGTACCGAATACATGGCCCGACCCAATGGGAGTACGTTCGAAGGGTTTTTGCCGATCGCCAAAGAGAATCAAGTGGCCATGTTCAACTGGGGATTTGTGGATGGTAAAACACAGACAAAATACCCTTGGGACAGCTGGACAAAGACTTATACAGCTGAACCAGAATTGTGGTTCCATGATATCCTCCGTACAGATGGAACCCCGTATATAGCCGAAGAAGTAGAACTCATAAAAGAAATGACAAAATAA
- a CDS encoding ligand-binding sensor domain-containing protein encodes MKYIISISLVLSLLLIELSFAQPYYFRHYQVENGLSNNAVLCSMQDRLGFMWFGTKDGLNRFDGYSFKVFHSDPDNPSGLGSNFIRALCEDKNGKIWVGTDQGIFIFNPDLESFSLFSNKIVNEVLDIQEDLDGNIWFINNFQLYQYNIYEKKIMLVIPNSRFNCSSFRLGKENSIWIGTTNGDLLAYDTDLKKIQLNPMYSHSPDVETRWIESIYDSGKGYLFVGTTKQGVKRFDISSGVYTDLFIEHEIGSDIFVRDIMHHRNQEYWFATEAGVFIYNIESNQFTNLKKQRGHPWAISDNAVYTLCKDQEGGIWCGTYFGGINYYESSNTFFEKYFPHDGATGISGNAVRELTFDDYNNLWIGTEDDGLNKLHLPTGKITHYQPSGTPQSISFSNIHGLLASGDTLWVGTFEHGLDLMDIPSGKVIKHYSIDAEKGMLPNNFIFNIYKTQNEQILLATGNGLLKYNQKERNFQYVRGFPQYIFYTTIFEDSEGTIWVGTWRDGLYFSNPKTGKAGKFLHKMGDQKSLGSNRVNRIFEDSQHNLWVATEGGLCLYEPSSRSFKRYTTKNGLPSNLILAMVEDNDRYLWITTSKGLVRFHPESEDIRVFTKSSGLLSDQFNYNSAQKDDKGNIYFGSVKGLIRFNPANYHQSTYHPPVYITGLQIHNQDLEVNSENQTILNQSVTFTDHIYVQHDQSSLSIDFAALSYVSPRMTEYAYKMEGLDKNWTHIRTNRRAYFTKLPPGDYTFRVNVADGAGSFKGKETTLRITVMAPFWATHFAYVIYLLIAAGITWYLVYSYHSRTRERNRRKLELIRHRKEEEVYHAKVDFFTNVTHEIRTPLTLIKAPLEKVLKKTEEQPLIQKHLQTMDRNTDRLLELTDQLLDFRKIEVQGYKLNFVSVNLNELLTDNYQRFKMVAAQKNIRLKLHLPSMPCIAYVDKEALTQIISNLLTNGLKYAKRVIILHLDEKPDINDMLTVLVKNDGQLIPIHMREKIFDTFVRLKEGGQGSGLGLALARSFAQLHNGELYLALPEDEMNIFVLKLPFIHNRNQSENGK; translated from the coding sequence GTGAAATACATTATTTCAATATCTCTTGTATTGAGCTTGCTGCTGATCGAGCTAAGCTTTGCGCAGCCTTATTATTTCCGTCATTATCAAGTGGAAAACGGACTATCAAATAATGCTGTGCTTTGTAGCATGCAAGATCGCCTTGGCTTTATGTGGTTTGGTACAAAGGATGGACTAAATCGCTTCGACGGGTATTCCTTTAAGGTATTCCATAGCGATCCAGATAACCCCAGCGGTTTAGGAAGCAATTTTATCCGTGCACTTTGCGAAGACAAAAATGGAAAAATATGGGTGGGAACGGATCAGGGCATTTTTATATTTAACCCTGATCTCGAAAGCTTCTCTTTATTCAGCAATAAAATTGTTAATGAAGTTTTAGATATTCAGGAAGACTTGGATGGGAACATCTGGTTCATTAATAACTTTCAACTCTACCAATACAATATTTACGAGAAAAAAATCATGTTGGTTATTCCGAACAGTCGTTTTAATTGCAGTTCGTTTCGACTAGGCAAAGAAAATAGCATCTGGATTGGTACCACGAATGGTGATCTTCTCGCGTATGATACTGATCTGAAAAAAATTCAGCTGAACCCGATGTACAGTCATTCTCCTGACGTTGAAACCCGGTGGATTGAAAGTATTTATGACAGTGGGAAGGGCTACCTCTTTGTAGGAACAACGAAACAGGGGGTGAAGAGGTTTGACATATCTTCAGGAGTGTATACCGACCTTTTTATCGAACATGAAATTGGATCAGATATTTTTGTCCGGGATATCATGCATCACCGGAACCAAGAGTATTGGTTTGCGACAGAAGCCGGGGTGTTCATTTATAATATTGAGAGCAATCAATTTACAAACCTAAAGAAGCAACGAGGTCACCCGTGGGCGATATCCGATAACGCGGTTTACACACTATGTAAGGATCAGGAAGGGGGAATATGGTGTGGTACTTACTTCGGTGGAATTAATTATTACGAATCCAGCAACACTTTTTTTGAAAAATATTTCCCTCATGACGGAGCAACCGGAATATCGGGGAACGCTGTAAGAGAGCTGACTTTTGACGATTATAACAATCTGTGGATTGGAACAGAAGACGATGGCTTAAATAAACTGCATTTGCCTACTGGGAAAATCACACATTATCAACCGTCAGGCACGCCACAAAGTATTTCATTTAGCAATATACACGGATTGCTTGCAAGTGGTGACACGCTATGGGTCGGCACTTTTGAACATGGATTGGATCTAATGGACATTCCCAGTGGCAAGGTTATCAAACATTATAGTATCGATGCAGAAAAAGGCATGTTGCCAAATAATTTTATTTTCAACATTTACAAAACACAAAACGAACAGATCCTTTTAGCGACTGGTAACGGACTACTAAAGTACAATCAAAAAGAAAGGAATTTTCAATACGTTCGGGGTTTTCCGCAGTATATATTCTATACGACAATCTTTGAAGACTCTGAAGGCACAATATGGGTGGGAACTTGGCGCGACGGACTTTATTTTTCTAACCCCAAAACGGGAAAAGCAGGAAAGTTTTTACATAAGATGGGTGATCAGAAAAGCTTAGGAAGCAATCGTGTAAATCGGATCTTTGAAGACAGTCAGCATAATTTGTGGGTTGCTACAGAAGGGGGTCTTTGTCTGTATGAACCATCCTCACGAAGCTTCAAACGCTACACAACGAAAAATGGCTTGCCGAGTAATCTTATTTTGGCAATGGTAGAAGACAATGATCGGTATTTATGGATTACCACGTCAAAAGGGCTTGTTCGTTTTCATCCGGAAAGTGAGGACATCCGGGTTTTTACAAAGAGTAGCGGTTTGTTAAGCGATCAGTTTAATTATAACTCTGCGCAGAAGGACGATAAGGGAAATATTTACTTCGGAAGTGTGAAAGGCCTAATCCGGTTTAATCCTGCCAATTACCATCAAAGCACCTACCACCCCCCTGTCTACATTACTGGTTTGCAGATTCATAACCAAGACTTAGAGGTTAATAGCGAAAATCAAACCATCCTGAATCAATCAGTTACCTTTACTGACCACATTTACGTTCAACATGATCAATCTTCATTGAGCATCGATTTTGCTGCGCTAAGCTATGTGTCTCCAAGAATGACAGAATATGCTTATAAAATGGAAGGTTTGGATAAAAATTGGACACATATCCGGACAAACCGGAGAGCATATTTTACAAAACTTCCACCCGGTGATTATACCTTCCGCGTCAATGTAGCAGACGGAGCTGGTAGTTTTAAAGGTAAGGAGACAACACTCCGCATTACTGTCATGGCACCGTTCTGGGCAACCCACTTTGCCTATGTAATCTATTTGCTTATCGCGGCAGGAATTACTTGGTATCTGGTTTATAGTTATCATTCCCGAACCAGAGAACGAAACCGAAGAAAATTGGAGCTCATCCGGCACCGGAAGGAAGAAGAAGTGTATCATGCTAAAGTAGATTTCTTCACCAATGTGACTCATGAAATCCGCACTCCATTAACGTTGATTAAAGCGCCTTTAGAAAAGGTCTTAAAGAAGACGGAGGAACAACCTTTGATCCAAAAGCACCTTCAAACGATGGATAGAAATACGGATCGGCTTTTGGAACTAACCGATCAGCTGCTTGACTTTCGGAAGATAGAAGTTCAGGGTTATAAACTAAACTTCGTATCAGTCAACTTGAATGAACTTCTCACAGATAACTACCAACGGTTCAAAATGGTAGCTGCACAAAAGAACATTCGTTTGAAATTGCATCTGCCTTCCATGCCTTGCATAGCATATGTCGACAAAGAAGCGCTGACACAGATTATAAGCAATTTGCTGACGAACGGACTAAAATATGCTAAACGTGTTATTATACTTCATTTAGACGAAAAACCCGACATCAATGATATGCTAACCGTCTTGGTAAAAAACGATGGGCAACTTATACCAATACATATGCGGGAAAAGATATTCGACACGTTTGTCAGGTTGAAAGAGGGAGGACAGGGATCTGGACTTGGACTAGCATTAGCCAGATCCTTCGCGC